CGTCGTGGGCCGACGGCGCGATCCCTTCCGCGAACGCTTCTGGGGCTTCGCGATGGTGGTGGACGACCGCGGCCGCATCACCGCGCACGCCACGCTGCGCTCGCTGGGCCAGGTGGAGTTCAGCGCGGTGGCGACGGGACGAAGGGGCGAGTATCGGGTGGCCGGCTTCACGGACAGCTTGGGCGCGGCGGGGTTCGACATGTTGGTGGCGACCTGGCTGCCCGCCCAGACCGTCGGCCGTGACGTCCTGGTCGCCTCCCGGATCGCGGAGCGCGACCTCGTGGCCAAGCCGGTCGACGTCACGGCGCGGGCACAGCCGCTCGCGGTGCGCGCGACCGAGGTGCCGCCGGGCGCGCTCGAGTCGCGGCCCCTCACGGTGCCCACCGCGGCCACCCTCAAGTGACCGCGGGGCCGCGCGGCGACTAGGCGATCACGCGCGAGCCGCGCAGGGCCGCGATCTCGCCCGTGGAGAGGCCCAGCTCGCGCAGCACCTCGTCGCTGTGCTCCCCGGCGGCGGGCGCGGCATGGCGCACCGAGCCCGGCGTGTCCGAGAGCTTGATGGGCACGCCGAACTCCGTGATCTTTCCGTGCACGGGATGCTGGAGCTCCACCACCATGTCACGCGCCTGGAGCTGGGGGTCGCGCACCATCTCGTGGGGCTCGTAGACCTTGCCCACGCACACGTCCGCCTTGACGAGGAAATCCCACCACTCGTCCCGCGTGCGGGTCTTGAGAATGGCCTGGATCTCCTCGCGCGCGCGGATCTCCTCGGCATTGGCCTCGCGGACGAACTGATCGGGCTTGCGGGAGAACCGGGCGAGGTCGGGGCGGTCGATCGCCTTGCAGAAGTTCTCCCAGAGCCACGGCTCGGTGCAGCCGATGGTGAGGAGCTTGCCGTCGAGGGTGTCGTAGATCGCGTAGTAGGGGTAGGAGCCGCCGAGGAAGCCCGCGCCGCGCTTCGGCGCCATCCCGTCGCTCCAGTAGAAGCGCATGTTGGGCGTCGCGGCGAGCAGGGCCACCGAGGTGTCGAGGTAGGACACGTCCACGAGCTGGCCGCGGCCGGTGCGCTCGCGCGCGAAAAGCGCGAACATGATGCCGAGGGCGCCGTGCATGCTGGCGCCCGCGTAGTCCGCGACGATGTTCAGCGGGATCGCCGGCTTGCGATCGGCCTCGCCGATGAGGTTCAGCACGCCCGCCAGCGAGAGATAGTTCATGTCATGGGCGGGATAGTCCCGATAGGGTCCGTTCTGCCCGAAGCCGGAGAGCGAGCAGTAGACGATCCGTGGATTCAGGGCGCGGATCGTCTCGTAGTCGGCTCCCAGCCGCTTCATCACGCCGGGGCGGAATCCCTCGACGATCACGTCGGCCTTCGCGGCGAGCCGCTTGAAGAGGGCCTGGCCCTCGGGGGCCTTCAGGTTCATGGCGAGCGAGCGCTTGTTCCGGTTGACGTAGGCGAAGGCGGCGCGACGCTTCACGTCGGGCGGCTCGGGGGTCTCCGGCGGCGTCTCGACCTTCAGCACCTCCGCGCCCATGTCCGCGAACAGCATGCCGGGCAGCTCCGCCGGCGGGACGCGCGCGAGCTCCAGCACCTTGATTCCGTCGAGGACGCCCATGAAGGGTCTCCTTCCCCCTCACCCAGCCCTCTCTCCCGAGGGAGAGGGGGGAGAGGAGTGGTGGTCAGCGGTAGCAGTCCGGGGCCTTGAGGGCCGATTTCCAAAATTCCGGATCGTGGCTGGGAAAGATGCGCCCA
This window of the Candidatus Methylomirabilota bacterium genome carries:
- a CDS encoding CaiB/BaiF CoA-transferase family protein, whose amino-acid sequence is MGVLDGIKVLELARVPPAELPGMLFADMGAEVLKVETPPETPEPPDVKRRAAFAYVNRNKRSLAMNLKAPEGQALFKRLAAKADVIVEGFRPGVMKRLGADYETIRALNPRIVYCSLSGFGQNGPYRDYPAHDMNYLSLAGVLNLIGEADRKPAIPLNIVADYAGASMHGALGIMFALFARERTGRGQLVDVSYLDTSVALLAATPNMRFYWSDGMAPKRGAGFLGGSYPYYAIYDTLDGKLLTIGCTEPWLWENFCKAIDRPDLARFSRKPDQFVREANAEEIRAREEIQAILKTRTRDEWWDFLVKADVCVGKVYEPHEMVRDPQLQARDMVVELQHPVHGKITEFGVPIKLSDTPGSVRHAAPAAGEHSDEVLRELGLSTGEIAALRGSRVIA